A stretch of the Chlamydiota bacterium genome encodes the following:
- a CDS encoding PucC family protein → MSSNDLEVKRLKRVFGVVYFAQGMNGLPQLSIFYYMMNILKLGPVAGQFFQGLNHLAWYIKPLWGFISDRVPILGYRRKSYFGVMAVLALFSWLGIALLTYLQWTWVLPYIILINVAQLSYAFVDVVVDALMVEHGQKLKLVGSFVNFQWLMLSLASVFVAVTSGWFQEKVEQNILPYWIVFASTACFPLFTAIIGMTNLDEERIRKTKPFLKRGVKSFKNHLFQWPNRFHSMTQAFKNFRQKERHLLFLILFIVAWNFSPSISYAGKTYMAKELHFTPTIFGILNAVSSLVWLLSIFVYRWFARHFSRVRWDQYLYGMVVIAVISLLSGYYFYLPVDHPLSLTIPFSWEKILSWGSQFKGSSIGALFYKFLEGASNWNRYHWWALFTDTTLGFASIPAFLIPLTLAGEAASRSNAGFTYALLMSVSNFTHALEDITGGALYQLLSASWMQGFMRFFEYSSLNISRSHNSMVLILQIFVYMSAFFTIIATPFIWLTRREFLRKGIQVHL, encoded by the coding sequence ATGTCCTCCAATGATCTTGAAGTAAAGAGGCTTAAACGTGTTTTTGGTGTTGTCTATTTTGCCCAAGGAATGAACGGCCTTCCTCAGCTTTCCATCTTTTATTACATGATGAATATTCTGAAATTGGGACCTGTTGCAGGTCAATTTTTTCAAGGATTAAATCATTTAGCCTGGTATATCAAACCTCTTTGGGGATTCATTTCTGACCGAGTTCCTATTCTAGGTTATCGCAGAAAATCCTATTTTGGAGTCATGGCCGTCCTGGCTCTTTTTTCTTGGTTAGGGATAGCGCTCTTAACTTATCTTCAGTGGACCTGGGTGCTTCCCTATATCATTTTAATCAATGTGGCACAATTGTCCTACGCCTTTGTCGATGTGGTGGTCGATGCGTTGATGGTTGAGCACGGACAAAAATTAAAATTGGTTGGATCCTTTGTCAATTTTCAATGGCTGATGTTGAGCCTAGCCAGTGTCTTTGTGGCTGTTACGAGCGGCTGGTTTCAAGAAAAAGTTGAACAAAATATTTTGCCCTATTGGATTGTTTTTGCAAGTACCGCTTGTTTTCCTCTCTTCACGGCAATCATTGGAATGACCAACCTGGATGAAGAACGTATTCGAAAGACAAAACCCTTTTTAAAAAGGGGAGTGAAGAGCTTTAAAAATCATCTATTTCAATGGCCGAACAGATTTCATTCAATGACTCAGGCGTTTAAAAATTTTCGCCAAAAAGAGCGGCATCTTCTTTTTCTAATCCTTTTTATTGTCGCTTGGAACTTTAGCCCTTCCATCAGTTATGCTGGAAAAACTTACATGGCCAAAGAGCTTCATTTTACTCCGACGATCTTTGGAATTTTGAATGCGGTGAGTAGTCTCGTCTGGCTCCTTTCTATTTTTGTCTACCGCTGGTTTGCCCGCCATTTTTCTCGAGTGAGGTGGGATCAATATCTCTATGGAATGGTTGTGATTGCGGTGATTTCTTTGCTTTCGGGCTATTATTTTTATTTGCCGGTGGATCACCCGCTTTCTTTGACCATCCCTTTCTCCTGGGAAAAGATTTTATCGTGGGGGTCTCAGTTTAAAGGAAGTAGCATAGGGGCCCTCTTCTATAAATTCTTAGAAGGGGCGTCCAATTGGAATCGATATCATTGGTGGGCTTTGTTCACCGATACGACTTTGGGCTTTGCCTCTATTCCCGCATTTTTAATCCCTCTCACTTTGGCTGGGGAAGCAGCCTCTCGATCGAACGCCGGATTTACCTATGCCCTTCTGATGTCTGTTTCTAACTTCACCCATGCCCTTGAGGATATAACAGGAGGGGCGCTCTATCAACTCTTGAGTGCGTCCTGGATGCAGGGATTTATGAGGTTTTTTGAATATTCTTCCTTGAATATTTCTCGCTCCCATAATTCCATGGTTTTAATTTTGCAAATTTTTGTTTATATGAGTGCGTTTTTTACTATAATTGCGACTCCATTTATTTGGTTGACGAGACGGGAGTTTTTGCGTAAAGGAATTCAAGTACACCTGTGA
- the secG gene encoding preprotein translocase subunit SecG, giving the protein MMIFVMMIHVICCLGLIALVLLQAGKGAGLASTFGAAAVETALGAEASDFLKKATSVMAVIFMLTSLSLAFLTARHSSSVLKKSPLKLPMEALQKGLPPPSGSQNTSGENKVLEGVVGKSKEELKGLLNKISRTLSTPQKSPEVTSTASASSSTASPSAVEPKTESTLLPSSSQKKIQEKSQVDSSAS; this is encoded by the coding sequence ATGATGATTTTTGTAATGATGATTCATGTGATTTGTTGCCTGGGTCTTATCGCCTTGGTCCTTTTGCAGGCGGGGAAAGGAGCGGGTCTTGCTTCTACTTTTGGTGCGGCCGCTGTTGAGACAGCCTTAGGCGCTGAAGCCAGCGATTTTTTGAAAAAGGCGACTTCAGTCATGGCTGTTATTTTTATGCTCACGAGCCTTTCATTGGCCTTTTTAACAGCCAGACATAGTTCCTCTGTTCTTAAAAAGTCACCTCTGAAACTCCCCATGGAAGCCCTTCAAAAAGGGTTGCCGCCTCCTTCTGGAAGTCAAAACACTTCAGGTGAGAATAAAGTCCTTGAAGGAGTTGTTGGAAAGTCTAAGGAAGAATTAAAAGGTCTTTTAAACAAGATTTCTCGTACACTATCTACACCGCAAAAATCACCCGAAGTAACTTCGACGGCTTCAGCATCTTCTTCAACTGCTTCACCAAGTGCAGTTGAACCTAAGACTGAATCGACTCTACTTCCATCTTCTTCCCAAAAAAAAATTCAAGAAAAATCTCAAGTTGATTCTAGTGCATCTTAA
- a CDS encoding triose-phosphate isomerase, with amino-acid sequence MRIPIIAGNWKMNKTLREALEFSEKLKKELAKLTDRICLICPPFTALASVGEILKGSNIELGSQNIFWEANGAFTGEISGSMIKDAGASYCIIGHSERRKILGETDEMVHRKVKKALSDGLLPIVCVGETLEEREKNLTFDLIRTQVTQGLKGLEKQEISKCVVAYEPVWAIGTGRNATPQQAEEVHAHIRKIVKEFFGSDIADKIRIQYGGSVTLKNIDELMREPNIDGALVGGASLDVTSFARIVNFKI; translated from the coding sequence ATGCGTATTCCGATTATTGCTGGAAACTGGAAGATGAACAAAACTTTAAGGGAAGCCCTTGAGTTTTCAGAAAAGCTTAAAAAAGAATTGGCAAAATTGACGGACCGTATATGCCTCATTTGTCCTCCCTTTACTGCGTTAGCTTCTGTCGGAGAAATTTTAAAGGGATCAAACATTGAGTTGGGTTCTCAGAATATTTTTTGGGAGGCCAATGGCGCTTTTACAGGCGAAATTTCAGGATCGATGATTAAGGATGCAGGGGCTTCTTATTGTATTATTGGCCATTCAGAACGCAGAAAGATTTTGGGTGAAACAGATGAGATGGTTCATCGAAAGGTGAAAAAAGCCTTGAGCGATGGACTTTTGCCCATTGTTTGTGTTGGAGAAACTTTGGAAGAACGGGAAAAGAACCTCACGTTTGATTTGATCCGTACTCAGGTGACACAAGGTTTAAAAGGTCTTGAAAAGCAAGAAATTTCAAAATGTGTGGTGGCTTACGAACCTGTTTGGGCCATTGGAACAGGACGAAATGCAACGCCTCAACAGGCCGAAGAGGTCCATGCCCATATTCGAAAAATTGTGAAAGAGTTTTTTGGGAGCGATATTGCAGATAAAATTCGCATTCAGTATGGCGGAAGTGTTACACTTAAAAATATCGACGAGTTGATGCGAGAGCCCAATATTGATGGGGCTTTGGTTGGTGGAGCGAGCCTTGATGTAACATCCTTTGCCAGAATTGTTAATTTTAAGATATAA
- a CDS encoding phosphoglycerate kinase — translation MSKLFIEDLDLKEKRVLIRVDFNVPLDKALSITDDTRIREALPTIRYVIDHQGKAVLMSHLGRPKGKVEPSMSLKPAAIRLAELLGREVKMAPDCVGLDVETLVQGMKSGEVLLLENLRFHPEEEKGDENFARSLARLGEIYIDDAFGTAHRPHASMYGITKFIAQSASGYLLRKEIQYLGDAVNHPQKPFVAILGGAKVSDKISVIENLLEKVDTLLVGGAMAYTFLLAQGLSTGNSLVEKEKVGLAKQLLLKAQSKKKELLIPADHVVTDRLEEGSNTLVVRGGIAPGWLGADIGPETISLYSKKIQGAKTVLWNGPMGVFELSRFARGTEAIAQALADNRSATTIVGGGDSVAALAQLGLADKMTHVSTGGGASLEFLEGKELPGIAALTEVQSLKV, via the coding sequence ATGTCAAAACTTTTTATTGAAGATTTGGATTTAAAGGAGAAGCGTGTTTTAATTCGCGTAGACTTTAATGTTCCTTTAGATAAAGCTCTTTCCATTACGGATGATACCCGGATTCGGGAGGCCTTACCCACGATTCGCTATGTGATCGATCATCAGGGGAAGGCAGTCCTCATGAGCCATCTGGGCCGACCCAAAGGTAAGGTGGAACCCTCCATGAGTTTGAAACCGGCGGCAATCCGTCTCGCTGAATTATTAGGACGCGAAGTAAAAATGGCTCCGGACTGTGTCGGCCTCGATGTTGAAACGCTTGTCCAAGGGATGAAATCGGGTGAGGTTCTTTTGCTTGAAAACTTAAGATTTCATCCTGAAGAGGAAAAGGGTGATGAAAATTTTGCTCGTTCCCTGGCTCGCTTAGGTGAAATTTATATTGATGATGCCTTTGGTACCGCTCATCGTCCTCATGCCTCGATGTATGGAATTACGAAGTTTATTGCTCAGTCAGCTTCAGGGTATCTCTTGAGAAAAGAAATTCAATATTTAGGAGATGCGGTGAATCACCCTCAAAAACCGTTTGTGGCGATTTTAGGCGGGGCGAAGGTTTCGGACAAAATCAGTGTCATTGAAAATCTTTTGGAAAAAGTCGATACGCTTTTAGTGGGTGGGGCCATGGCCTATACCTTTTTATTGGCCCAGGGTCTCTCCACTGGAAACTCCCTGGTTGAAAAAGAAAAGGTTGGATTAGCAAAACAGCTTTTATTAAAAGCTCAATCAAAGAAAAAAGAGCTTTTGATCCCCGCTGATCATGTGGTGACGGATCGATTAGAGGAAGGATCGAACACCCTGGTTGTTCGAGGGGGAATTGCCCCAGGCTGGCTGGGTGCGGATATTGGTCCTGAGACCATCAGTCTTTATTCTAAAAAAATTCAAGGGGCAAAAACTGTTCTTTGGAATGGTCCCATGGGGGTTTTTGAATTGAGCCGATTTGCACGCGGAACAGAGGCGATTGCTCAAGCTTTGGCTGACAATCGTAGTGCAACGACCATTGTTGGAGGAGGGGATTCCGTCGCCGCCTTGGCTCAATTGGGTCTAGCAGATAAAATGACTCATGTTTCGACAGGGGGAGGCGCTTCTTTGGAGTTTTTAGAAGGCAAAGAGCTTCCTGGGATTGCTGCCTTGACGGAAGTTCAAAGTTTAAAGGTTTAA